The sequence below is a genomic window from Salvelinus sp. IW2-2015 linkage group LG10, ASM291031v2, whole genome shotgun sequence.
gacagaggagtggaCAGGTGAAACAGCAGTAAAGCATGGTAGGGGAAGCCACAGTTCTTACGAATCAGCAAAGAAGAATGACAGTGAGAAGTACAGAGATGGCGAAAGAAGGCTTACAGGAGAATAAATACAAAGCCCTACAGGGAAGTGTTGTAGCTGCTGCTGCCCTCATGTGGCCACATGGACAAACTGCATCTTTGTCCTTTCTacgacacacatactgtactgacaaataaaaaaagaaatgtgtgtgtcatCTCATCCTTTCTATCTCTTATCTGTACACGTTGCCTTTGGGTGGTTGACTGATCTCATCTCCATATTCATTTATTCCAACGTAAATTATGATCCTCCTCCACTACTGTACCTCATCTCtactttctgtctccctctcccctctcctatttctctctctatcgccacatctctccctcatcctgtcattcttgttctctcctctcgtctgtcAAATCGTGCATTGCAGTTGACCATCAATGGTTTAGATTGAATGTGAGCACAGGCACACCAACACTAATCTGCCCTATAGAGGGAACTTAATGAATGTTCACTCCTATTCACTCCCCTCTCCAGCCAGTTTTTAGGGTCTCCCGTGAGGGAGGGCAGTTTGGCCGGGTCACGGTACCCCCCTCCGCCAGCAGCGGTGGACCGCTCCCCCCCCCTGTCCCCCCACGCCGCTGCATCCAAGAGAGAGCCCCGAACTCGGGGAGGCCAGCGACGATGATCACTCACGGTAACTGGCTTGATGTCTGTGGTGGAGAAATATCTGAATGTGAGTGGGAGTGCTTTCTCCTTGTCTCAGAGCAACATGAGGACCTAAGCATGTCCTATTGGTGGCTGTGATTTAGCAGTTGTCAGAGTGATTCGCCATGCAGCAGAAATAAAGTGCTTAtcgccacacacatacacacgaaacacacacacaatacacacacacacacacagaaacacacaacaatacacacaaagagAACAGTGACAAAGCAACAAATCCATAGCCATTCAGTCATTTGAGTAATAACAGACAATCATAGCATGACACTGAAGATCTCATTCTGGGTCATCTCACCCACGCACAGTTCACACTCATAACTGCATGCAACTCAAACACACAAAGAAAATTTGAGAGTAAAAgcaagagagcgaaagaaagagagattgaaaataGGACAAACAAAGCGAAGACAGGATGCTCTTACCCTGACAGATGAGTGGGTGTTTATATAGAAGACTATTATCCTCCAGACCTTCCTCATCATCGTGTATAATCACCCTGGAGAGGGGAGCCTTACCTGAACAAAACCTTTGGTGTTTGACACACTGTTGctggattgagtgtgtgtgtgtgtaacagatgAATAACCAAGCTCTGACCCTGAGGACGAGATGTGAGGATGGAAACAGAGAAGAACGGAGGAGCGCACAGACATAGAGGAAGAGAAACTTTGTCAAGAAGTTACCATGCCACAACTGATTCAGAGCCCCCACTCCTGTCTAACCAACCAGTTACATTGTATTCTATATCCACAATATACATCAACAGCACACATACAAGGACACACTGTAATATAGTTTATCAGAAATCAATATCTCCCTTGGATATTCACCACTGAGATCAGCTTAATTAAACACACATTTATATGTAGAGTGTAATTATTGTAATTATTAACCAGAACAGGAAGGTGAAATAATTTCCATATTTATAATTTTCTTATGCTCTTTTTAGCACGTCTTCATATTTTCCTGAAAAACATTCTGATTACCAGTCCGTATAAATTTGACATTCATATTGAGAGACTGAAGGTTTTTTGAAAAGAGCATACTATAGATGTTGCAATCATAGTTTTTCAGTGACTTGAGTTATTTTGTTATCTGTATATCATATCATTACCAGAGCATGAGTTCATCAGTTTATACTTGTCCATCAGTTAAAATCCTCCCAGTTATGTCTGTGTAATGTTATCTCTCTGCTGTATTACTACCTGCCTGTATTAGGTATGAAGAAACAGTAGCCCATCTCTTCCTCTATGTACCTGGCMCTATGAGCTGAGGAGAGGCCCCGGCCCGGTCCATGTGTAATATTGTGTATTACTGTAAAACTTTACTGTATTWMGTCYGCTGTARGATTTTAATCCAgcattttgttttagttttttttatttgttaatgTTTTTTAAAGCGAGAAGAAAACAACAATGATAATTGTTTTATTATAATTCTAGTGGTGTTAGATGTTTTGTTAGTTCTGTTTGCATTCATGAAGAAGCCAAGTGGAAACACTACTCACACTGTCACAGTAGTAAAGGTATTTTCATATTGATTAAAAACACCTCTGGGAGTGTTTTCtttatcattgtgtgtgtgtgtgtgtgtgtgcgtgtgcgtgtgtgtgtgtgcgtgtgtgtgtgtgtgtgttttactatccttgtggggaccagaatgAAAATTTGGACTagtggggacatttcgccagTCCCCACAAGAAAAGTGGTTATTTTAGacatagggtttagggttaggagtcaGGTTTGGGGTTAAGTGTTAGGGAAAACAGGAATCGGTTGTTTGGTtcccgtgtctgtgtgtgtaataaagGGAAACAGGATGAAAGGCAATGCTGTAATGTGTGTAAKTAATGCTGACTGAACAACAAACAATGTAAAGCTCAACATCAGACACAGCGGAACATGTGTaaactgtgtgtgtacagtatgtgagtgttacagagaggatggggagagcaAGATGCTTTTTATCtctcagaatcacctttattcgccaagtacatttacacatactcagAATTTTACTTGATGATATGGTGCTGCacctgctagtgatagacaacatttagagacagaatacagacagtgGAGTTTCaacaaagtttacatacagtacatttggaaagttttcagaccccttgactttttccatattttgttactttacagcctttaaaaaatatatattaaatttaaaaaatcctcatcaatcaagagaggcagtaataaagcctctcttgaaaaagccaaaccttgaccaagaaaatataaaaaactatcggcctatatcgaatcttccattcctctcaaaaatgttagaaaaagctgttgcgcatcaactcactgccttcctgaagacaaacaatgtatatatgtatatatataacaatgtatgcttcagtctggttttagaccccatcatagcactgagactgcacttgtgaaggtggtaaatgaccttttaatggcgtcagaccgaggctctgcatctgtcctcgtgctcctagaccttagtgctgcctttgataccatcgatcaccacattcttttggagagattggaaacccaaattggtctacatagacaagttctggcctggtttagatcttatctgtcggaNgtgtgtgtgtgtgtgtgtgtgtgtgtgtgtgtgtgtgtgtgtgtgtgtgtgtgtgtgtgtttgtttggttttactatcctagTGGGGGCCAGAAGGAAGTttcggacaagtggggacatttcgccagTCCCCACAAGAAAATAGGTTATTtaaggcttaggggttagggtgaAAATTAGGGTTACGAGTCAGGTTTAGAGTTTGGGGTTAGGGAGAATAAGAATCAGTTGCTTGGTtcccgtgtctgtgtgtgtgtaataaaggGAAACAGGATGAAATTCAATGCTGTAGTGTGTGTAACTAATGCTGCCTGAACAACAAACATTGTAAAGCTCAATATCAGACACAGCGGAACGTGTGTaaactgtgtgtgtacagtatttgaGTGTtacagagaggatggggagagcaAGATGCTTTTTATCtctcagaatcacctttattcgccaagtacatttacacatactcagAATTTTATTCGGTGATATAGTGTTGCAGCTGCTAGTGATATACAACATttagagacagaatacagacagtgGAGTTTCaacaaagtttacatacagtacatttggaaagtattcagaccccttaactttttccacattttgttaagttacagccttattcaaaaatgtattaatgacatttttttcctcatcaatctacacgcaataccccataataacaaagcaaaaacacatttaaaaaaaaaagttagctaatttattaaaaaatatatattaaaaaatgttacataactattcagaccctttgctatgatactcgaaattgagctcaggtgcatcctgttaccattgatcatccttgagactcttcctagagatggctgcCCGGCCAAGCTGAACAATcaggggggaagggccttggtcagggaggtgaccaagaacccaatggtcactctgacagaactccagagttcctctgtcgagatgggagaaccttccagaaggacaactatctctgcagcactccaccaatcaggcctttatggtggagtggccaaacagaagccactcctcagtaaatggcacatgacagcctgctaagagtttgccaaaaggcaccgaaatgactctcagaccatgcatgagaaacaagattctctggtctgatgaaaccaagattgaactatctggcctgaatgccaagcgtcacatctggaggaaacctggaaccatccctaccgtgaatcatggtggtgtcagcatcatgctgtggggatgtttttcagctgcagggactgggagactagtcaggatcgagggaaagataaacggagcaaagtacagagagatctttgatgaaaacctgctccagagcgctcaggacctcagcctggggacgaaggttcaccttcaccttccgaccctaagcacacagacaagacaacactggagtggcttcggcacaagtctctgaatgtccttgagtggcccagccagagcctggacttgaacccgatcgaacatccctggagagacctgaaaatagctgtgcagcgcagctccccattcaaccttccagagtttgagaggatctgcagagaagaatgggagaaactccccaaatacaggtgtgccaagcttgtagtttcatacccaagaagactcgaagctgtaataactgccaaaggtgcttcaacaaagtactaagtaaagggtctgaatacttatgtaaattaaatgaaattcagtaaaaaaaaaaatgctaacaaaaacagttttttctttatcataatggggtattgtgtgttgagtgatgagggaaaacatctatgtaatcaattttagaataaggctgtaatgtaacaaaatgtgaaaaaagtcaaggggtctgaatactttctgaatgcacagttCATTATATACAACTAGCTTCTAAACTGGATTGAAAGGGAAATAAAGCAACTCATAGAGCAGTGTTGGGATGTTTTTAAGCTTGCTCCCCTGTGTAGAGCAGTAGGCGATATGTTATTCACCCTGACTGAACCGATGTTAGGCTACACAATTATGCTAATAATGGCATTTAGGCCTACAATCCTCACMATTATCATTATTAAGGACTTATCTAACGTGMGCTAAAWCGCACTTTGACCCAAGCCTGTTTCCAAAAATGTTAAAAGGCCAWTTGTGACTGGGATGTTTGCATARTCTMAACCATTAARAAATGCTGATGTTCCTCCCAACGAGATATGTAAGTTGCAACAGCAAACAGAGCAGCCCTAGTCATATGAATAACCTCGTGAGTTTTGAARTTGTGCTTAAAATCTGTTACAGTTAATTCACCGTAAATGCCATACTTTTCACTAGAGGGGYAAACTGGTTTGGGATTACTTTGAAATCAGCGCGCATGAGTACCAGCCGATTACAGCACATAAAGGYTCATCTTTTGGGTGAATACACGGTAGGCTAATATATTGCTTTTGATTTTCAGAAATAGTGTTTTTTGTATTACAATATTATAAACCGAAATTATTGACATGTGACATTCGTTTGTCTGCAGGATTGTTATGAAATTCATGAAAATAATAAAGCGAAAGTAAAAGATGGGAAAATATAACAAATGTTGGGTTAGTTCAGCTCATAGACATTAGGCGTTCAGCTAAGCCTAACTTCTATTTTAAcccaaataataaataatttatagGCTACAGTTAGCCTACAGCTTTCTGTATATAGTGTGCAAAATTACAGTAGCCATATGTCCATAATGTTTACTCACTATGCTGTCGGTGTATGCGCTGTAGTGTGCAGAGATGGCAGCTCCATACAGCCCCCTGACCACTCACGTCCTGAACACCGGGATGGGCGTCCCTGGAGCCCACATGGCCCTCAGCCTGCATCGCATGGATCCCTCCACTTCACTCTGGAACCTTCTCACCACAGGGTAACCTCATCACAGAGAGTGCTGCAGCACCAGTTAACATAGACATAGAATGAAAATTAACACAATAATTTCTTATCAGCTTCATAATAATCAATATAATAGACAAATACACATTTAGTATTTATTTTAGAAATTTCAGATTCACCTCTACAGCCTCTTTCAGCAGGGCTGCATAATATTATCAAACATGAATATCTTTATACCGGTAGTAATGTTAATGAGCCAAGGCTTATTTCAGGATCACATCAAACCAATGTCCAATGTATTcagtattttatataattttaaataaTTTCTTCTCAGGACTACTAATGATGATGGGCGCTGCCCAGGACTCATCACCAGAGAAACGTTCACTCCAGCAGTGTACAAGATGCGCTTTGAGACAGGCCAATACTGGGAGAGTCTGGGAGAGACCTCTTTCTACCCATACGTCGAGGTTAGTTGAAGACAGTCTTCAATGCTTTTATCATAAAGAAAGGGTGCATTTAAATGTATGACTGTTGGACATATAAAGTTAGACATAAATGTTTCTTTATATCTACAGAATCAGCTTCTGTTTATTTCCTTGTCAGCTATGCGATCGCTAACTGAACGCTAAATGTTTCGGTAGCTCCTATTGGTTGGCTGAGTGGTTACTAACACATTGGTGGTCTGTGTTTATCTGCAGATAGTCTTCACCATAACGGACCACAGTCAGAAGTTCCATGTTCCTCTGCTCTGCAGCCGCTTCTCCTACACTACCTACCGGGGGAGCTAGAGAGTCTGTCACTCACCCCCACTCACCATCTTTCACCTGGGCCACATTCAGTTGTCAAACGTTGTCTAATcacggttaacccagaactaatgTCTTGCGTAATTGTCAGATGCTTGATTAAGTTCCGGGTCCATATGTGTTAAGGGAAGAGATCGGAACCGGAACGAAGAGATCCACCCttctctctttgcaagttacggGCAAGTCTATGGttcaaatgtcccctccccttacAAAATTTGAAAGATGCTAACACCTGTGAAATCGTGATTAATCCAAAGCACCGGAACTAATGCTGCTCATTATCTCACTCATCCCGTTTTATCATGCCAGATCTACAGAACCAtttatgtttacgtagtctgtccaagagagattaaacattgttgcacgttgcagatagaaatgccatgacCAGAGTCTACATGATTCCTTGTTCTACATGtcagatagaaatatgttatGAAGAATAAACATCTGAACGTTCCAAGacgttgtgtcctgctgaacgcGCCCCTGGCTGACTGTGACCCGCACCTGTCACCTGGGCCTATTCAGGTGGTTGAAAGTCATCCTTCAGTTATTATAGGTAGAAATGTACCTCAGAAAGCACTCTTCTGTAATACTAGTTATACTATTATAGTTATTGAGTACAGAACACAAGAACAGTATCCTTTATGTGGTACATGTCTACCAGTAACAGTTGTTATGTGCTCCTGTCATCCATGGCTCTCTGAGAGATCCCAGTCATTTGTTTCACTTGCCTTTTGGACCAATCGATGACAGCaaacacttttttaaatgtttgatcTGATATTAACAAAATGTCTAAGCTTTATTGGACAGTGGGGTTGTGATGTGTGCCATTTCCTTCAGAATATTGATTACCCATTTTTGTGTCCTTCAATTCATTTTGGAAAATCTAGATATCAAAATAAACAATTACAATCTTATGTTTATGTATGACTAATTTAARTATATTTTATGTTGTAAGTGTGACTGGTTGATGGGTAGGCCTAAACTGTCCAGCCACTCATCATTTCTACGAGATCATCCTTTTGTGGCTCGATTGCTTTACTCTGGATGGATATTGGATTATTCTGAGATCGATTATATTATACTGAAGCAGGGCCCGGCCCCTAACGAAACAGTTCCACAAGACTCGTGAAGTGACAGATTTTCTTATTTCACCACTGATAAGGTCTATTTTCTATAAATTCGAACACAATGGCAGACGATGAATTGGAGGCTATCAGGCGGCAACGCATGGCCGAACTGCAGTCAAAACATGGGGTAAGGAGAGAACCTGAGGGGACCAAAAATGCATAGTTCCGACCATATATGGAGATCCACTGTTCATTCTGTCGctagctaactagtgttagcCTTATAGCTCAAGTTTCGAGTATTTTAACCTATCACCATCTTTAACAA
It includes:
- the LOC111969437 gene encoding 5-hydroxyisourate hydrolase, with protein sequence MSTSRLQHIKXHLLGEYTCAEMAAPYSPLTTHVLNTGMGVPGAHMALSLHRMDPSTSLWNLLTTGTTNDDGRCPGLITRETFTPAVYKMRFETGQYWESLGETSFYPYVEIVFTITDHSQKFHVPLLCSRFSYTTYRGS